The following are encoded in a window of Lichenicola cladoniae genomic DNA:
- a CDS encoding M10 family metallopeptidase C-terminal domain-containing protein, with translation MTNARLPRSIETSGRVDPKPQDGGTIVSHKPGDMIDLGGANDTTVLAYGYRDQVDLVGSADFEGSGNIVHLLGNASVVSTGGGGSNTIFLQGRNDTVSGQQFPGSSDTIDATGKGAVITVGGDNTVLLQGTDALVSILGTRPGDSDSPLNNSEVIASGAGKATVMGGGASFSFSGDRGTYVVNGGDAERTTISGGAGGGLFTGGTYMSPYPEGPGDGSYFYVGNNTITAGAQRSTLVGGAHGSSTLIATGTAHDVLIAGQYGQDILTSGNSTVGNLYEGYRGAFVPTDDTNVPSLVINAGSGNDTLIGGNAAETLTGGAGHDLFRFISQPTFTALPPDGGGTLITDFTPGIDKIDLQGFSGTAQQVVANESIRGGSTTLFLSDNAVVTLSHVTNLSVKDFTFSGS, from the coding sequence ATGACGAACGCCAGGTTGCCCAGGTCGATCGAGACGTCGGGCCGGGTCGATCCGAAACCCCAGGATGGCGGGACGATCGTCTCGCATAAACCCGGCGACATGATCGACCTTGGCGGAGCAAACGACACGACCGTCCTGGCCTATGGGTACCGGGACCAGGTCGATCTTGTCGGCTCCGCGGATTTCGAGGGGTCGGGCAACATCGTTCACCTCCTGGGCAATGCATCGGTCGTCAGCACGGGCGGTGGCGGGAGCAACACCATCTTCCTGCAAGGGCGGAACGACACGGTGTCCGGACAGCAGTTTCCCGGCAGCAGCGACACGATCGATGCCACCGGCAAAGGCGCGGTCATCACCGTGGGCGGCGACAATACCGTGCTGCTGCAAGGGACCGATGCCCTGGTCAGTATCCTGGGAACCCGTCCAGGCGACAGCGATTCGCCTCTGAACAACAGCGAGGTCATCGCCAGCGGCGCCGGCAAGGCGACGGTGATGGGAGGCGGGGCGTCCTTTTCCTTCAGCGGAGACCGCGGAACCTACGTCGTCAACGGCGGCGACGCGGAACGCACCACGATCTCCGGCGGTGCGGGCGGCGGTTTATTCACCGGTGGCACATACATGTCCCCGTATCCCGAAGGCCCGGGCGACGGCAGCTACTTCTATGTCGGCAACAACACCATCACTGCCGGGGCCCAGCGCAGTACCCTGGTGGGCGGCGCGCACGGGAGTTCGACCCTCATCGCCACCGGCACCGCGCATGATGTCCTCATCGCCGGCCAGTACGGCCAAGACATCCTGACAAGCGGCAATTCGACTGTCGGCAACCTCTACGAGGGCTACCGGGGCGCTTTCGTACCGACCGACGACACCAACGTCCCGAGCCTCGTGATCAACGCCGGGAGCGGGAACGACACGCTGATCGGCGGCAACGCGGCGGAGACCCTGACCGGTGGCGCCGGCCACGACCTGTTCCGCTTCATCAGCCAACCGACCTTCACCGCTCTTCCGCCAGATGGCGGCGGCACGCTCATCACCGACTTCACGCCGGGCATCGACAAGATCGACCTGCAGGGCTTCAGCGGAACGGCGCAGCAGGTGGTCGCGAACGAGAGTATCCGCGGCGGCTCGACGACCCTCTTCCTGTCGGACAATGCGGTGGTGACCCTGTCGCACGTCACGAACCTGTCGGTGAAGGACTTCACGTTCTCCGGGAGCTAG
- a CDS encoding LytR/AlgR family response regulator transcription factor: protein MLQPEPMRVLVVDDEPPARRRIIDLLNQDASVGQVTEAGDGEAAVRLILESRPNLVFLDVQMPLLDGLGVIRQVGAAQMPPTVFVTAYDKHAVRAFEDNALDYLLKPFSDERLEAAMTRVRSRRDEGRLGTLAQDMIGMLSEARNVALPRDRFLDRLVLKADETARFVRVEDVDLIEAAGVYVNLHIGGSIVLHRASLTDLAERLDPARFARIHRSTIVNLDSILRLEPISHGEFDVVLKRGQRCRISRTYRTALETRLGQSL from the coding sequence ATGCTGCAGCCTGAGCCGATGCGGGTCCTGGTGGTCGATGACGAGCCGCCGGCGCGTCGCAGGATCATCGATCTCCTGAACCAGGATGCGTCGGTCGGTCAGGTGACCGAGGCGGGGGACGGGGAAGCGGCCGTGCGGCTCATCCTCGAGAGCCGGCCGAACCTGGTGTTCCTCGACGTGCAGATGCCGCTCCTCGACGGGCTCGGCGTGATCCGGCAGGTCGGCGCCGCGCAGATGCCGCCGACGGTGTTCGTGACCGCCTACGACAAACATGCAGTCCGGGCGTTCGAGGACAACGCGCTGGATTACCTGCTCAAGCCGTTCAGCGACGAGCGTCTCGAGGCGGCGATGACACGGGTGCGCTCGCGCCGCGACGAGGGCAGGCTCGGGACGCTGGCGCAGGACATGATCGGCATGCTCTCCGAGGCCCGGAACGTTGCTCTGCCACGCGATCGGTTCCTGGACCGGCTGGTGCTGAAGGCGGACGAGACCGCACGCTTCGTCCGGGTGGAGGATGTCGACCTGATCGAGGCCGCCGGGGTCTATGTCAATTTGCATATCGGCGGCTCGATCGTGCTTCACCGGGCATCGCTGACCGACCTGGCGGAGCGGCTGGATCCGGCCCGGTTCGCCCGCATCCACCGCTCCACGATCGTCAATCTCGACAGCATCCTGCGGCTGGAGCCGATCTCGCACGGTGAGTTCGACGTGGTCCTGAAACGCGGCCAGCGCTGCCGGATCAGCCGGACCTATCGGACCGCCCTGGAAACGCGACTTGGCCAGTCGTTGTAA